From one Culex quinquefasciatus strain JHB chromosome 3, VPISU_Cqui_1.0_pri_paternal, whole genome shotgun sequence genomic stretch:
- the LOC6039552 gene encoding WD repeat-containing protein 92, translated as MDSVQLIAHIEKSLDYSVFDVKWIPCSAKFIVIGARPKGTGILQVYELNRGELEKVKEVEKPKSFKCCSFGASRLRQTQLAVGDFVGKLAIYDVERLGEPVYQVEEAHAGIINALDAMGGASVNCGAPEIVTGGRDGSVKVWDPRQEGTPVAHVSAAGDSPAQKRDCWAVGFGNSYSSTERSIVAGYDNGDVKLIDLRIMKEQWTTNVKNGVCGVEFDRRDIKMNKLVVTTLEGGLHVFDMRTQHAEKGFAQLTEKSAGQSLGTNGVISGAKSTVWAVKHLPQNRDIFASCGGAGSVRLWLYHYPESRTKTLSEGDVQGVVGSLEMLNATTLSTQPIHAFDWSPDRLGLAVCGAFDQTVRVLVTTNLNLH; from the exons ATGGACTCCGTTCAGCTGATTGCGCACATCGAAAAGTCGCTGGATTATTCCGTGTTTGACGTGAAATGGATTCCGTGCTCGGCCAAGTTTATCGTGATTGGGGCCCGGCCGAAGGGAACCGGAATTTTGCAGGTTTACGAGCTGAACCGGGGCGAGTTGGAGAAGGTCAAGGAGGTCGAGAAGCCAAAGTCGTTCAAATGTTGCTCGTTTGGGGCGTCCAGGCTGCGGCAGACCCAGCTTGCGGTGGGTGATTTTGTGGGGAAGTTGGCGATTTACGACGTGGAACGGTTGGGGGAGCCGGTTTACCAGGTGGAGGAGGCCCACGCCGGGATTATCAATGCGCTGGACGCGATGGGCGGAGCGTCGGTGAACTGCGGCGCGCCGGAGATTGTGACGGGTGGACGAGACGGCTCGGTGAAGGTTTGGGATCCACGGCAGGAAGGTACGCCGGTGGCGCACGTCAGTGCCGCGGGGGACAGCCCGGCCCAGAAGCGGGACTGCTGGGCGGTCGGGTTCGGCAATTCGTACAGTTCTACAGAGCGGTCCATCGTGGCGGGTTACGACAACGGAGACGTGAAGTTAATTGACTTGAG AATTATGAAGGAACAGTGGACAACGAACGTCAAGAACGGCGTCTGTGGCGTGGAGTTCGACCGGAGGGACATCAAAATGAACAAGCTGGTCGTGACAACGCTGGAGGGTGGTCTGCACGTGTTCGACATGCGGACGCAGCACGCCGAGAAGGGCTTCGCCCAGCTGACGGAGAAGAGCGCCGGCCAAAGCCTCGGCACGAACGGCGTCATCAGCGGGGCCAAGTCGACGGTGTGGGCGGTCAAACATCTGCCCCAGAATCGGGACATTTTCGCGTCCTGTGGAGGGGCGGGAAGCGTTCGGTTGTGGCTTTA TCACTACCCGGAAAGCCGTACCAAAACGCTGTCCGAGGGCGATGTGCAAGGAGTTGTCGGGTCGCTGGAGATGTTGAACGCGACCACGCTTTCGACGCAGCCGATCCACGCGTTCGATTGGAGCCCGGACCGGCTGGGGCTGGCCGTTTGTGGAGCGTTCGATCAGACGGTTCGGGTGTTGGTGACGACGAATTTGAACTTGCATTGA